GACGACGATCTTTTCATTTTACAGCTGCTCTCGGAATATTTGCGCAAGGAAGGGTACGAGGTGACTTCGTTCTCGAATGGCCGCACGCTGGTCGAGCATGTCCGTACAGAGCACCCGGATTGCCTGATTCTCGATATTATGATGCCGGGGATTGACGGTCTGGCGCTGCTCACCGAACTGCGTACCTTCACCGAGCTTCCTATTATTATGATCTCTGCACGCGGCGAGGAGAGTGACCGGATTCAGGGGCTGGAGCTGGGCTGTAGTGACTTCCTGAGTAAGCCGTTCAATCCGCGTGAGCTGGTGGGCCGGGTGAAGTCTATGCTGCGTCTGGCTAGAGCGGGTAATGCTGCTGCGGAGGAGACCTCCCAGGTGGTAACGGCGAAGCAAGTCTGCAAGTCCGGGAATGTGGAGATTGACGCGGATTACCGGAAAGTAACGGTGAATGCAGAGGAAGTAAGCTTGACCTCGCGGGAGTTCGACCTGTTGCTTTTCCTGGCCTCCCATCTGGAACGGCCCTTCGGGCGTGAGCATCTGATTCAGCAGGTGTGGGAATATGACTTTTTCGGGGATGTCCGGGTTGTAGATGATGTGGTCAAAAGAATCCGCAAAAAGCTCGCCGAGCACCACTCCACACTTCTAATTGATACGGTGTGGGGCTTCGGATACCGGGCATCCGTGCGGAAGGTGTAGCCATGCGGACCATTCGCGGTAAAATGCTGTTCTCGCTCTGCATTGCCATGCTCATCACGGTAGCAATTACGGTGATGCTGTTCGTGCATCTGATCGACGACATCCTGATGAATCAGGTGAAGGCTGAGCTGCATGGACAGGTAGGGAAGGCGCAGAAGCTGCTAAGCGATGGTGACCTCAACAATCTGAACAGCACGCAGTTCAAGTATGTCGTCAAGGGCCTGATGATGAACGCGGACTATATGATTCTGGATGGCAACCAGAGGATCGTTGATGCCAGTGATGAGAAGGAGGAAGGGAAGCAACTACAATACACGCCTACGGGGAAAAATGGAATTGCCCTCCTACACGGCAGGAAGGTCCTATATGCGCAAGAAAAGCTGAGAGGGCTGTCCGATGAAATCTTCATCTACTCGCCGCTATCTTCGCTTAGAGCCTTATACGGCTCACTCATGCGAACCACCTTGCTGTCCATCGGAGCCAGTTTTGTGGTGATTCTCGCGATCGGGCTGTTCGCCGTCTCACGGGTGGTGCGTCCGTTGAACCGGTTGAAGGAAGCTGTTGGGCGATATGAGCCTTCCTATGCACAGGGCAATCCTTTTCCGCAGGGGGACCGGACCGAGATCGGGGAGCTGATGACCACCTTCCAGTCCATGTCGGGGCGCATCCAGCAGCATCAGCGGAACCAGATTGAATTCCTGCAGAATATCTCACATGAGCTCAAAACCCCCCTGATGTCCATCCACGGCTTCGTGTTCGCTATTCAGGATCAGGTGGTCACGCAGGAGGAGGGGCTGGAGGTCATTACCAACCAATCGCAGCGCTTGATTGATATGGTAGACAAGCTGCTCCAGCTCTCCCGGCTGGAAGCCGTTGACGAGCATTGGCCCGCCGCCAACATTGACCTGCGGACCATGGCCGAAGAAGCCGCCATGCTGCTCATGCCGGAGGCCAGCCGGAGGGACCTGAAGCTCAGCGTGGAAGGCGAGAGCCTGCAAGTTACGATTCCCGGCGAGCAGCTGTTCCGTATTCTGGTCAACCTGCTGCAGAATGCGGTTAGGCATACCACAGATCAGGTGGTCATCCGGGTGGAACACGAGATTCCGGGAGCCGAGTGGGCAATCCATATTGAAGATAATGGTCCGGGGCTGGCAGAAGAGGAGCGGGAAGCGGTCTTCGAGCGTTTCTACACTGGAGCGAACGGAGTCACCGGCCTCGGCCTGGCCATCTGCCGCCAGATCGCGGCTCGGCTGAACGGGGAACTGACCTATTCCCGCTCGGAGATGGGTGGGGCTCGGTTTAGTTTTAGGAAGAAGGTTGGGGAATGAGGTGTTACAGACAGACGCATTAAAAGTAACAGCAGCAGAATAAGACTAAATAAGTCTTAGACTGCTGCTGTTGTCGTACAACTTGCGTTTCGTGCTTTTCATCTGCATTCTTCATACCAATCATCTTCAAGATTTTGAATAGTATCCTGTAAAAGTTCTGAAAAGGTTGGGGCTATAAAATAAACAAAATCAGGGTCATGTACATAAAAGATAACTTGCCCAGCTGTACCATGTTCTGTCGGGTCAAAGTCTAACATTAGGTACAATGCACCTCCTACAACCTGTGCAAAAGGAAACCAATCCTTGTTAAATAAATAGGGCTTAATACGAGAATCTAGCTTACTAATTTCCTCATCGCTATAATATTCGCTCATTAAATTATCGCGATCGCAGAAAAATTTCTTAGTATCTCTAATATCATCTAAGGAAAGCAAGGTAAATGGAATAACACTATCTCCATATGAAGTATACAAAAGATTAAGCGGATAACCACTGCCATTCTTAAGAGTATAAAACGCCTTAAAGTCTGTTGGCAATGAACCTATTATTGTACGCACACAACCATATTCCACCTTAGCCTATTAATTTTCGGGCATTTGCCAACCCGTTTCCTCATCCCAAATGGCATCTGTATCATCTAGATGCACATGCCAATCCCCATTAGAAATCCTTCTTCTAATATCCGTCAAACAGGTCAACCAATAAAACAGCGCATGCACTGTATCTTCAAAATTGTCTGAAAGGGGCAGCTTTGTTGCACCTGCAAAAATTTCTGTCGGTTCATCCTGGTCATAGTCATACACATGAAATGTTTCTCCAATATCCTTCATCTCAAAATCCGCATTGTATTGATCAATGATGGCCGTGATCTCTTGCTTCTCAATGTCCGTAAGGTTATGATTTCTCATACAAGTGTAATAAATAGAAATCCCCATGCTACATTCCTCCATTATAAAAAATAATCACTCAAGAACTTACGTCCTCTTTATTATGCCCTATTAATCCAATACAAGTAAATTCTCATTGAACGTTGACCTGCGGACCATAGCCGAAGAAGCCGCCATGCTGCTCAGCCGGAGGCCACCCGGCGGGACCTGAAGCTCACCGTGGAAGGCGAGAGCCTGCAAGTTACAATCCCCGGCGAGCAGCTATTCCGTATCCTGGTCAATCTACTACAGAATGCGGTTAGGCATACCGCAGATCAGGTGGTCATCCAGGTGGACTCAAGAGGTTCCTAGAGCCGCGTGAACAATCCATATTGGAGATAACGGTCCGGGCTTGGCATTCGATCTCATAAAAACGTTTCGCTATAGTCGTCGCATTCGTCTGCCAATCAATGGTACCGTCAATATGTATTACAGGACACGTTAGGGTTTCCACCCATTGTTCAATTTTTGACAGCGAACGCGAAGCCACGAAATCAATAAATTTTAAATGCTGCTCGTACATATCACCACCTTTGCGTATGCGTTCTCCATGTTGGTTATACGCACGTTGCTCTATACGTTCCATACGTATTTCAATTGGTGCTGAGATAAATACGGCGAGGTTATAAAACTTAGGAATTGTGTCGCCAAAATCACCCGTGACAGCAGTGAGGATAAATGAACGATATTTCTCAATGTCGGCAAACATTAAACTCAAACACTCTTCATAAGGACGTACTGCGGTATATGGAATTTCTGATTTTTTAAAGTGGTAATCCTCGTGATCCATATGCTTAAAGTTCAATAGGTGCGCCAGTTCACATCCAAGTGTAGTCTTTCCGCTTCCATTTGCCCCGAATACAATTATTCCATGGGGTTTATTCATTTTGCTACCCTCCATTTTAGGCCTGTTACTGCAGAGTCGCTCTTTGAACTCGGTTCAACGACCAAGGCCGTTACCCTTTCTTAAGGATAACCCTTCATTTTTTTACTGGATCCGGGTAGATCCGGAGGTTCAGGTAAGTGCATGGACGATCTTGATTGGAAAATAACGGCCCGGGGCTGGCGGAGGCGGTCTTTGAGCGTTTCTATACCGGCATGAACGGAGTTACCGGCCTCTGTCTGGCTTCGGGTGCATCCACATGCAGAATGGTAAACCTTGACGCAAGGGTAAGCTTTTGGCTTACTGAATAGGTACTGCTAAAACAACATGCAACAATCGATTTACTTTAAGGTGTTTCGTGATGCATCCGCTATCCTCTAATAAATCAATGAGCTTGGG
The sequence above is a segment of the Paenibacillus sp. FSL R7-0204 genome. Coding sequences within it:
- a CDS encoding response regulator transcription factor; this translates as MAKIVVVDDDLFILQLLSEYLRKEGYEVTSFSNGRTLVEHVRTEHPDCLILDIMMPGIDGLALLTELRTFTELPIIMISARGEESDRIQGLELGCSDFLSKPFNPRELVGRVKSMLRLARAGNAAAEETSQVVTAKQVCKSGNVEIDADYRKVTVNAEEVSLTSREFDLLLFLASHLERPFGREHLIQQVWEYDFFGDVRVVDDVVKRIRKKLAEHHSTLLIDTVWGFGYRASVRKV
- a CDS encoding sensor histidine kinase; translated protein: MRTIRGKMLFSLCIAMLITVAITVMLFVHLIDDILMNQVKAELHGQVGKAQKLLSDGDLNNLNSTQFKYVVKGLMMNADYMILDGNQRIVDASDEKEEGKQLQYTPTGKNGIALLHGRKVLYAQEKLRGLSDEIFIYSPLSSLRALYGSLMRTTLLSIGASFVVILAIGLFAVSRVVRPLNRLKEAVGRYEPSYAQGNPFPQGDRTEIGELMTTFQSMSGRIQQHQRNQIEFLQNISHELKTPLMSIHGFVFAIQDQVVTQEEGLEVITNQSQRLIDMVDKLLQLSRLEAVDEHWPAANIDLRTMAEEAAMLLMPEASRRDLKLSVEGESLQVTIPGEQLFRILVNLLQNAVRHTTDQVVIRVEHEIPGAEWAIHIEDNGPGLAEEEREAVFERFYTGANGVTGLGLAICRQIAARLNGELTYSRSEMGGARFSFRKKVGE
- a CDS encoding SMI1/KNR4 family protein, with protein sequence MRTIIGSLPTDFKAFYTLKNGSGYPLNLLYTSYGDSVIPFTLLSLDDIRDTKKFFCDRDNLMSEYYSDEEISKLDSRIKPYLFNKDWFPFAQVVGGALYLMLDFDPTEHGTAGQVIFYVHDPDFVYFIAPTFSELLQDTIQNLEDDWYEECR
- a CDS encoding AAA family ATPase; translated protein: MNKPHGIIVFGANGSGKTTLGCELAHLLNFKHMDHEDYHFKKSEIPYTAVRPYEECLSLMFADIEKYRSFILTAVTGDFGDTIPKFYNLAVFISAPIEIRMERIEQRAYNQHGERIRKGGDMYEQHLKFIDFVASRSLSKIEQWVETLTCPVIHIDGTIDWQTNATTIAKRFYEIECQARTVISNMDCSRGSRNLLSPPG